The following are encoded in a window of Actinomyces oris genomic DNA:
- a CDS encoding DUF3060 domain-containing protein, giving the protein MSPTTRPLRPRRAAAVILVALSLTGISACSISVGGGSTDQGTAAAAGQEGSPSEQPASSSPSTTATTASQAPRSQAAAPSTQEQTSPAAVGSSAPEAGAQPASGERPGARAPITDSDWLSDLEFVEQTVSASPTMLLNKSGDDVRIEGEVNSLSVAANNTKVFADYVGLLTISGNNVTVYVKDVDRVVIKGTNAEVVWAGNSPTVEDFGHNTETRQQGSEG; this is encoded by the coding sequence ATGTCCCCGACCACTCGTCCCCTCCGTCCTCGCCGCGCAGCCGCCGTCATCCTCGTGGCCCTGTCCCTGACCGGCATCAGCGCCTGCTCCATCTCAGTGGGTGGAGGCTCGACCGACCAGGGAACCGCCGCAGCAGCGGGTCAGGAGGGCTCGCCGTCGGAGCAGCCGGCATCGTCGTCGCCGTCAACGACTGCGACGACCGCCTCCCAAGCGCCCCGATCGCAGGCCGCTGCGCCCAGTACCCAGGAACAGACCTCGCCTGCCGCCGTCGGTTCCAGCGCCCCCGAGGCCGGCGCCCAGCCCGCGAGTGGTGAGCGCCCCGGAGCTCGGGCGCCCATCACCGACAGCGACTGGCTGAGCGACCTGGAGTTCGTGGAGCAGACCGTCTCGGCGAGCCCGACCATGCTCCTGAACAAGTCCGGCGACGACGTCCGTATCGAGGGGGAGGTGAACAGTCTTAGTGTCGCCGCCAACAACACGAAGGTCTTCGCCGACTACGTCGGTCTGCTGACCATCTCCGGCAACAACGTCACCGTGTACGTCAAGGACGTCGACCGCGTCGTCATCAAGGGAACCAACGCGGAGGTGGTCTGGGCCGGCAACAGTCCGACGGTGGAGGACTTCGGCCACAACACTGAGACCCGCCAGCAGGGAAGCGAGGGCTGA